A window from bacterium encodes these proteins:
- a CDS encoding TetR/AcrR family transcriptional regulator — translation MATGADLKKLSHREQKKEECRQSIVDAALTLFEQKGYDATTMDEIAQSAKVSRPTVFNYFARKEDILAVIGVKLTARLKAEMEAIAPSEREAAPVATLRRLLVSMAVLFSEYPETSRAFHKVAVMEQHLRRKAAPRCPVVPHEDPQKVEMQRFFEHLIEAGQRQGEIRGDFPPKEILLHLVIGLFASTLGPAEQGLFGDEPLPSVVARHFDLSLSGIRA, via the coding sequence ATGGCAACAGGCGCAGATTTGAAGAAGCTCTCCCATCGCGAGCAAAAGAAAGAAGAGTGCCGTCAGTCGATCGTAGACGCGGCGCTGACCCTCTTCGAGCAGAAGGGCTACGACGCCACGACCATGGACGAGATCGCCCAGTCCGCCAAGGTCAGTCGCCCGACGGTCTTCAACTACTTCGCCCGCAAGGAGGACATCCTCGCGGTCATCGGGGTCAAGCTCACCGCGCGCCTCAAGGCCGAGATGGAGGCCATCGCCCCCAGCGAGCGCGAGGCGGCTCCCGTCGCGACCCTGCGCCGCTTGCTCGTGAGCATGGCGGTCCTCTTCTCCGAGTACCCCGAGACGTCGCGCGCCTTCCACAAGGTCGCCGTGATGGAGCAGCACCTGCGCCGCAAGGCCGCCCCTCGCTGCCCCGTCGTGCCCCACGAGGATCCCCAGAAAGTCGAGATGCAGCGCTTCTTCGAGCACCTGATCGAGGCGGGGCAGCGCCAGGGCGAAATCCGCGGTGACTTCCCCCCCAAGGAAATCCTCTTGCACCTGGTGATCGGCCTCTTCGCCTCCACCTTGGGGCCTGCCGAGCAGGGCCTCTTCGGGGACGAGCCCCTGCCGAGCGTCGTCGCCCGCCACTTCGACCTGAGCCTGTCCGGCATTCGCGCCTGA
- a CDS encoding nitronate monooxygenase, translated as MHDTAITRMLNIRYPLIGAPMFLISNVEMVVAIGEAGGMGTFPALNYRTSEQFREAVRAIKAQTKAPFGVNLILLGNERLEADLKICLEEEVPVIITSLGNPAPVIQVAHSRGLKVFCDVTNLKHAQKCQAAGADAVVAVASGAGGHAGTISPFVLVPYLQRSLDIPVIAAGGISDGRGMAAAMALGASAAYLGTRFIASTESPAPEAYKAMILEASPEDIEYTPEVSGHPANFLKSSLEAMRARGESAGGKPLRPSAWKEVWSAGHGVGLIDEVKGCGEIVNALMAEYEAIRAGLASFS; from the coding sequence ATGCACGACACCGCCATCACCCGCATGCTCAACATCCGCTATCCCCTCATCGGCGCGCCCATGTTTCTCATCTCCAACGTGGAGATGGTGGTCGCCATTGGGGAGGCCGGCGGCATGGGGACCTTCCCCGCGCTCAACTACCGCACCAGCGAGCAGTTCCGCGAAGCGGTGCGTGCGATCAAGGCGCAGACCAAGGCGCCGTTCGGGGTCAACCTGATCCTGCTCGGCAACGAGCGGCTGGAGGCGGACCTGAAAATCTGCCTCGAAGAGGAGGTGCCGGTCATCATCACCAGCCTGGGCAACCCCGCGCCTGTGATCCAGGTGGCCCATTCGCGGGGCCTCAAGGTCTTCTGCGACGTCACCAACCTCAAGCACGCGCAGAAGTGCCAGGCAGCCGGCGCCGACGCGGTCGTCGCGGTCGCCTCGGGGGCCGGCGGTCATGCGGGCACCATCAGCCCCTTCGTGCTCGTGCCTTATTTACAGCGATCGCTCGACATCCCCGTGATCGCTGCGGGCGGCATCTCGGACGGTCGCGGCATGGCGGCCGCCATGGCCCTCGGCGCGAGCGCTGCCTACCTGGGCACCCGCTTCATTGCGAGCACCGAATCGCCTGCCCCCGAGGCCTACAAGGCCATGATCCTCGAAGCCTCCCCCGAGGACATCGAGTACACCCCCGAGGTCTCGGGGCATCCGGCCAACTTCCTGAAGTCCAGCCTCGAAGCCATGCGCGCGCGAGGCGAGAGCGCCGGGGGCAAGCCCCTTCGCCCCTCGGCCTGGAAGGAAGTCTGGAGCGCGGGCCACGGGGTGGGCCTGATCGACGAGGTGAAGGGCTGCGGCGAGATCGTGAACGCCCTGATGGCCGAGTACGAGGCCATCAGGGCGGGACTTGCCAGCTTCAGTTGA
- a CDS encoding ATP-binding protein: protein MIAVTSRPIDAQASFTNALKNIYGMHQFVRQIAIEAGFSNVALGDIELAVVEACANIVKHAYRGVPEDTAKIDIHVTYDWGTLTITITDWGAPFQPPMQRLAAPNVEVMVAEQRRGGMGIFFMQQMMDEIAWDIRPGVSNRVRLVKRLV from the coding sequence ATGATTGCGGTGACTTCACGTCCGATCGACGCGCAGGCCTCCTTCACCAACGCCCTCAAGAACATCTACGGCATGCACCAGTTCGTGCGCCAGATCGCCATCGAGGCGGGCTTCTCCAACGTGGCGCTCGGCGACATCGAGCTTGCGGTGGTCGAGGCGTGCGCCAACATCGTCAAGCACGCCTACCGGGGCGTCCCCGAGGACACGGCCAAGATCGACATCCACGTCACCTACGACTGGGGCACCCTGACGATCACCATCACCGACTGGGGGGCGCCCTTCCAGCCGCCGATGCAGCGCCTGGCCGCCCCCAACGTCGAGGTGATGGTCGCCGAGCAACGGCGCGGCGGCATGGGGATCTTCTTCATGCAGCAGATGATGGACGAGATCGCCTGGGACATCCGCCCCGGCGTCTCCAACCGCGTCCGTCTCGTCAAGCGGCTCGTCTGA
- a CDS encoding STAS domain-containing protein, producing MASYHLSCSWIVEGEVVVMRPEGYLNDQTEREFEGILREAARGSQRIVIDASGLIHVSSIGFGTLLAVASDLRRGHGDLRIAALNPSLTRALTLVFGPYFRLFETVPDAVRSFDAVAAG from the coding sequence ATGGCGAGCTATCACTTGAGCTGCTCCTGGATAGTCGAAGGAGAAGTCGTCGTCATGCGGCCCGAGGGCTACCTGAACGACCAGACCGAGCGCGAGTTCGAAGGAATCCTGCGCGAGGCGGCCAGGGGCTCGCAACGCATCGTCATCGATGCTTCCGGCTTGATTCACGTCTCGAGCATCGGCTTCGGTACCCTGCTCGCGGTGGCGTCCGACCTGCGTCGCGGGCACGGGGACCTGCGCATCGCCGCGCTGAACCCTTCGCTCACCCGGGCCCTGACCCTGGTGTTCGGGCCTTACTTCAGGCTCTTCGAGACCGTTCCTGATGCCGTTCGCTCGTTCGACGCCGTGGCGGCGGGCTAG
- a CDS encoding DUF2188 domain-containing protein: MADGKSHHVVPNPNGGWDIRRAGSERSSGHFDVKVDAVGRCRDISRNAGTEMIVHNKNGQFGYRDSHGKDPFPPRG; the protein is encoded by the coding sequence ATGGCAGACGGAAAGAGCCATCACGTGGTTCCCAACCCAAACGGGGGCTGGGACATTCGCCGTGCAGGTTCGGAGCGAAGCAGCGGCCATTTCGACGTGAAGGTCGATGCAGTGGGCCGTTGTCGGGATATTAGCCGTAACGCAGGCACGGAGATGATCGTTCACAACAAGAACGGTCAGTTTGGCTATCGTGACAGCCACGGCAAGGATCCCTTCCCGCCTCGCGGCTAA
- a CDS encoding recombinase family protein has protein sequence MLPANIGTPSLHGQAIGTSERVGIYARVSTYGQLKNTSLHEQQRKLQDLARGKDYQVFDTYVDGGESGTTLERPEVTRMLADAQEGRFHRVLMLDYDRMTRSDLVDATIRSVFRSLSIKIETPNDEYDLEDPDDNFEVALFGALAQREWMKIRKRMVDGRMAVQAAGGFTGGAIPFGWRRNPGTGKIEIDPDEESAIRRLWELAASGLYGYRKMADIMASEGHVFRRKQLEQVDDYNRALVYEVKPFDSKNVRNILRNPRYAGLEVARRDYTRRGHGNKRGSVTVESREFPAIVTPEVFERVQHSVQQRKTYGEKWDRIDRNPLSGIVRCPVCATPMMAKYGYGNLYYGCYVRSCAKGMLYRMDLAHEAVLRLMRQLVPQLVAEEELALDESNLELGQLNDRLAELMGKADRLAEALLIDERDGGLSPLIYAKLNKQIQEDISATKQQIGALCRRELVYPRLREALLSLDADDPDLGEYCRSVFKDVWFKVDRVERNTKYLSVAKATLVTEATWGTDEATIPKPMKRPTIAARPTKEELAALLVEESYSAIGRRFDVADTTVKKWARKHGLVE, from the coding sequence ATGCTTCCAGCCAACATCGGAACGCCGTCTCTCCACGGGCAGGCGATCGGGACCTCGGAGCGGGTCGGTATCTACGCCCGCGTCTCGACCTACGGTCAGCTGAAGAACACGAGCCTGCACGAGCAGCAGCGCAAGCTGCAGGATCTCGCCCGCGGCAAGGACTACCAGGTCTTCGACACCTATGTCGATGGCGGGGAGTCGGGAACCACCTTGGAGCGCCCGGAAGTGACGCGCATGCTGGCGGATGCCCAGGAGGGGCGTTTCCACCGGGTGCTCATGCTCGACTACGATCGAATGACACGCTCCGATCTGGTCGACGCGACCATCCGGTCGGTCTTCCGGTCCCTGTCCATCAAGATCGAGACGCCGAACGACGAGTATGATCTCGAGGATCCCGACGACAACTTCGAGGTGGCGCTGTTCGGGGCCCTTGCTCAGCGGGAGTGGATGAAGATCCGCAAGCGCATGGTCGATGGTCGAATGGCCGTTCAGGCCGCGGGGGGCTTCACCGGTGGGGCCATCCCGTTCGGCTGGCGCCGGAATCCGGGCACGGGCAAGATCGAAATCGATCCCGACGAGGAATCGGCCATTCGTCGGTTGTGGGAGCTTGCGGCGAGCGGGTTGTATGGATACCGCAAGATGGCCGACATCATGGCCAGCGAGGGTCATGTGTTTCGGCGCAAGCAACTCGAGCAGGTGGATGATTACAACAGGGCCCTGGTCTACGAGGTGAAGCCCTTTGATTCCAAGAATGTCCGGAACATCCTGCGCAACCCCCGGTATGCGGGCCTTGAAGTAGCGAGGCGCGACTACACCCGGCGAGGCCATGGCAACAAGCGCGGTTCGGTGACGGTCGAGAGCCGAGAGTTCCCGGCGATCGTTACGCCCGAGGTCTTCGAGCGCGTCCAACACTCGGTCCAGCAGCGTAAGACCTACGGCGAGAAGTGGGACCGTATCGACCGGAACCCACTGTCGGGCATCGTGCGATGCCCGGTCTGCGCCACCCCGATGATGGCCAAATATGGCTATGGCAACCTCTACTACGGCTGCTACGTCAGAAGCTGCGCGAAGGGGATGCTGTACCGGATGGACCTGGCTCACGAGGCTGTCCTGCGCCTGATGCGTCAACTCGTCCCCCAACTCGTGGCCGAGGAAGAGCTGGCACTCGACGAGAGCAACCTAGAACTCGGGCAGCTCAATGATCGTCTTGCCGAACTCATGGGCAAGGCCGATCGCCTGGCGGAGGCGCTCCTAATCGACGAACGCGACGGCGGGCTCTCCCCGCTCATCTATGCCAAGCTCAATAAACAGATCCAGGAGGACATCTCGGCCACCAAGCAGCAAATCGGTGCCCTCTGCCGCCGCGAGTTGGTCTACCCTCGCCTCAGGGAGGCCCTGCTCTCCCTCGACGCCGATGATCCAGATCTGGGCGAATACTGTCGGTCGGTCTTCAAGGACGTCTGGTTCAAGGTCGACCGGGTCGAGCGCAACACCAAGTACCTCTCGGTGGCGAAGGCCACCCTGGTTACCGAGGCGACCTGGGGGACCGACGAGGCGACGATTCCCAAGCCGATGAAGCGTCCGACGATCGCAGCCAGGCCGACCAAGGAGGAACTGGCGGCGCTTTTGGTCGAGGAGTCCTATTCCGCGATCGGCCGCCGGTTCGACGTCGCCGACACGACGGTGAAGAAGTGGGCCAGGAAGCACGGGTTGGTCGAGTAG
- the recA gene encoding recombinase RecA, which yields MRAHLAELALATAFARTEQRWGKGAILRLDSAPLAIDSLPTGIMALDHAIGIGGLPKGRPIEIYGAESCGKTTLALELMAETQRRGGTCAFIDAEHGFDATYAQAVGVRLSGLLLAQPRSGEEGLDIVTELVMSGAVDLIVIDSVAALAPRIEMDGGDGDELTGAHARMMSQALRRIMTALGKSKAVVVFINQVRENLSNRQWGMPKETTTGGRALKFYSSVRIELRRTEVLKKGGQPYGNVVKAKVVKNKVAPPFREAQFEIHFGRGVCKESGLLDLGLEHGLVTQHGSWFAFGGTQLGQGREAARSLLASQPAVRERLEAQLRQRLQGVVASPVEPPTTQQ from the coding sequence CTGCGGGCACACCTGGCAGAGCTCGCCCTGGCGACCGCCTTCGCGAGAACCGAGCAGCGATGGGGCAAGGGGGCGATTCTTCGTCTGGATAGCGCGCCCTTGGCAATTGATAGCCTGCCGACGGGCATCATGGCCCTGGATCACGCGATCGGTATTGGCGGGCTACCCAAGGGACGACCCATCGAAATCTACGGAGCCGAGTCCTGCGGCAAGACGACTCTTGCGCTCGAGCTGATGGCGGAGACACAGCGGCGCGGGGGAACCTGCGCGTTCATCGATGCGGAGCACGGCTTCGACGCAACGTACGCCCAAGCGGTCGGAGTTCGGTTGAGCGGGCTCTTGCTCGCTCAACCTCGATCGGGCGAGGAGGGCCTGGACATCGTCACCGAGCTCGTGATGTCCGGGGCCGTGGACCTCATCGTCATCGACTCGGTGGCGGCGCTGGCTCCAAGAATCGAGATGGACGGCGGCGATGGAGACGAGCTGACCGGCGCTCACGCCCGGATGATGAGCCAGGCGCTCCGTCGGATCATGACGGCGCTCGGCAAGTCGAAGGCCGTGGTGGTGTTCATCAACCAGGTGAGGGAAAACCTCTCGAACCGGCAGTGGGGGATGCCCAAGGAGACGACGACCGGTGGCCGCGCCCTGAAGTTCTACTCGTCGGTCCGCATCGAGCTGCGACGCACGGAGGTCCTCAAGAAGGGCGGTCAGCCCTATGGCAATGTCGTGAAGGCCAAGGTCGTCAAGAACAAGGTGGCGCCGCCCTTCCGCGAGGCACAGTTCGAGATTCACTTTGGTCGCGGCGTGTGCAAGGAAAGCGGGTTGCTCGATCTCGGCCTCGAACACGGCCTGGTGACCCAACACGGCTCCTGGTTCGCTTTCGGCGGCACGCAGCTGGGGCAGGGGCGGGAGGCGGCGCGATCGCTCCTCGCAAGTCAGCCGGCAGTGCGCGAGCGACTCGAGGCTCAGCTCCGCCAGCGGCTCCAGGGGGTGGTCGCATCTCCCGTCGAGCCGCCAACGACACAACAATAG
- the lexA gene encoding transcriptional repressor LexA, with protein MGRHKKEHRELTEPLLQTLSFIRERCEQGHGPLTIREVGEGVGKTSSSTIYRQVTALAEMGLIVYRPGTQRSISLPHRPTVDVSFASIPVLGRIAAGVPIEAIEHVDEFIHLPDEELGRGSHYALKVRGQSMIEDHICDGDIVLVKAQDTADEGQVVVAMLEDGSVTLKRFYRESNGWVRLQPANSSMEPIVVPKVRIRGVVISVQRRFLR; from the coding sequence ATGGGCAGACACAAAAAAGAGCATCGTGAGCTCACCGAGCCGCTGTTGCAGACGCTCAGCTTCATCCGGGAGCGATGCGAACAGGGGCACGGTCCCCTGACCATCCGTGAGGTGGGCGAGGGCGTGGGGAAGACGTCGTCATCCACCATCTACCGCCAGGTGACGGCGCTCGCGGAGATGGGCCTGATCGTCTACCGTCCGGGCACCCAGCGCTCGATCAGCCTGCCCCATCGGCCGACCGTGGACGTCTCCTTCGCGAGCATCCCCGTTTTAGGGCGCATTGCTGCGGGTGTTCCTATCGAGGCCATCGAGCATGTGGATGAGTTCATCCATCTGCCCGACGAGGAGCTGGGGCGGGGCAGCCATTATGCGCTCAAGGTCCGCGGACAGAGCATGATCGAGGACCACATCTGCGATGGCGACATCGTGCTGGTGAAGGCCCAAGATACGGCTGACGAGGGACAGGTAGTCGTGGCCATGCTCGAAGACGGGAGCGTGACCCTCAAGCGTTTCTACCGTGAGTCCAATGGTTGGGTCCGGCTGCAGCCCGCCAACTCCAGCATGGAACCCATCGTGGTGCCCAAGGTGAGAATCCGTGGCGTGGTCATCTCCGTCCAGCGTCGTTTCTTGCGGTAA
- a CDS encoding helix-turn-helix domain-containing protein: MDSSNRNPLGGFLRCYRDEHGLSLRALAEKAGVSPAYVSNLERGSDPMTKKPVKPSAKKLSQLAKATMVEPAFLVALATGQDPGSPRQADPRTELLHLLENQARELERFKVRIQEPGMREIPHFGPVACGNTGYLPNEPLSVTAWPTFLVGSADFSVQVKGDSLDRQGLMEGDWVFLKTLSPDRRPREGSIVLASLREGEDYLATLKLFSKRGGRYRLEPDSTNEDHHPVAVDDDVRVLGQVVWHCSDPARFA; encoded by the coding sequence ATGGATTCCAGCAATCGCAATCCGCTCGGAGGTTTCCTCCGCTGCTATCGAGACGAGCATGGACTCTCGCTGCGGGCTCTCGCGGAGAAGGCGGGCGTGAGCCCCGCCTACGTCTCGAACCTCGAGCGCGGAAGCGACCCCATGACCAAGAAGCCGGTCAAACCGAGCGCCAAGAAGCTCTCTCAGCTGGCCAAGGCCACCATGGTGGAGCCGGCCTTCCTGGTCGCGCTCGCCACGGGTCAGGATCCCGGATCGCCTCGGCAGGCCGATCCGCGCACCGAACTCCTCCACCTTCTGGAGAATCAGGCCCGCGAACTCGAGCGCTTCAAGGTGCGCATCCAGGAACCCGGCATGCGCGAGATTCCCCATTTCGGACCGGTCGCCTGCGGCAACACCGGCTACTTGCCGAACGAGCCACTGTCAGTGACGGCTTGGCCCACCTTCCTGGTGGGATCGGCCGACTTCAGCGTTCAGGTGAAGGGCGATAGCCTCGATCGCCAGGGCCTCATGGAAGGGGACTGGGTCTTCCTGAAGACACTGTCGCCCGATCGTCGTCCGAGGGAGGGCTCGATCGTTCTGGCCAGCCTGCGCGAGGGTGAAGACTACCTCGCCACGCTCAAGCTCTTCTCCAAGCGTGGGGGGCGGTACCGGCTCGAGCCGGACTCCACCAACGAGGATCATCACCCCGTGGCGGTCGATGACGACGTGCGCGTGCTCGGCCAGGTCGTCTGGCACTGCTCGGACCCAGCGCGGTTCGCGTAG
- a CDS encoding helix-turn-helix transcriptional regulator, whose protein sequence is MRTFSPQLLRQARRDARMSQEMLARKTGLSRAAIAAIEGGVNVPLCNTLALLAWALCKTEAYFFADPVQTTEHLMPIARNG, encoded by the coding sequence ATGCGAACTTTCAGTCCCCAATTGCTGCGCCAGGCGCGCCGCGACGCCCGTATGAGCCAGGAGATGCTCGCGCGAAAGACGGGCCTCAGCCGTGCCGCGATCGCGGCGATCGAGGGAGGTGTGAACGTTCCGCTATGCAACACCCTCGCGCTGCTGGCCTGGGCCCTCTGCAAGACGGAAGCCTATTTTTTTGCCGATCCTGTTCAGACTACTGAACATCTCATGCCGATCGCCCGTAACGGCTGA